In a single window of the Zea mays cultivar B73 chromosome 5, Zm-B73-REFERENCE-NAM-5.0, whole genome shotgun sequence genome:
- the LOC103627612 gene encoding calcium-transporting ATPase 4, endoplasmic reticulum-type, whose translation MISSNIGEVASIFLTSALGIPEGLIPVQLLWVNLVTDGPPATALGFNPPDKDIMKKPPRRSDDSLITPWILFRYMVIGLYVGVATVGIFIIWYTHDSFMGIDLASDGHTLVSYSQLSNWDQCSSWEGFKVSPFTAGARTFSFDANPCDYFQGGKIKATTLSLSVLVAIEMFKFQIIKVHFLQSNNLQDHGLCKHYYMYPDQYE comes from the coding sequence ATGATCTCCTCAAACATCGGGGAGGTCGCGTCCATATTCCTGACATCGGCTTTGGGTATTCCAGAAGGTCTCATCCCAGTGCAACTCCTATGGGTCAATCTAGTTACAGATGGCCCTCCAGCGACTGCTTTGGGGTTCAACCCGCCAGATAAAGATATCATGAAGAAACCTCCTCGAAGAAGTGATGACTCGTTGATCACTCCTTGGATCTTGTTTCGCTATATGGTTATTGGCCTTTATGTTGGGGTTGCAACAGTGGGAATCTTCATCATCTGGTACACGCATGACAGCTTCATGGGAATTGACCTGGCTAGTGATGGTCATACACTTGTGTCGTACTCCCAGCTCTCAAACTGGGACCAGTGCTCCTCGTGGGAGGGCTTCAAGGTGTCGCCATTCACCGCAGGAGCGAGGACATTCAGCTTCGATGCAAATCCATGCGATTACTTCCAGGGTGGCAAGATTAAAGCAACGACCCTCTCTCTGTCAGTCTTGGTGGCCATTGAGATGTTCAAGTTCCAAATTATCAAAGTGCACTTTCTTCAAAGCAACAATCTTCAAGATCACGGGCTCTGTAAACATTACTATATGTACCCTGACCAATATGAATAA
- the LOC100273859 gene encoding Tubby-like F-box protein 5 gives MSLKSIVRELKEMRDGIGSMSRRGGSGSDGRAAGHARSGSRHSWPSLWAEQQQPQRQGQGQGLGQEGPRHQHQGRWADLPPELLLDVIQRVESSEATWPARRQVVACAAVCRSWREVTKDVVKTLEECGRITFPISLKQPGPRELPVQCFVRRERATSTYLLYLGLSPSMNVENDKLLLAARKVRRATRTSFVISLVSDDFSRSSSTYVGKLKPNFLGTKFTIFDSQPPPDAVALPNNRPSKRQSKQVSPRLPLGNYNVATVTYELTVLRNRGPRRMQCTMHSIPAECIQEGGKAPTPTGTVQSLDEPVPTLPSTTKGKEVAVQFSSTSLSADLSGPVSGNEAPLVLKNKAPRWHEQLQCWCLNFRGRVTVASVKNFQLVASVDPSLNVPAAEQEKVILQFGKIGKDIFTMDYRYPLSAFQAFAICLTSFDTKPACE, from the exons ATGTCTCTCAAGAGCATCGTTCGGGAGCTGAAGGAGATGAGGGACGGCATCGGGAGCATGTCGAGACGCGGCGGCAGCGGCTCCGACGGCCGCGCCGCCGGCCACGCCCGCTCGGGGTCGCGGCATTCCTGGCCTAGCCTGTGGGCGGAGCAGCAAcagccgcagcggcagggccaggGCCAGGGCCTGGGTCAGGAGGGGCCGCGGCATCAGCACCAGGGGCGGTGGGCGGACCTGCCTCCGGAACTGCTGCTGGATGTGATACAGAGGGTGGAGTCCAGCGAGGCGACGTGGCCGGCGCGGCGCCAGGTCGTGGCGTGCGCCGCTGTTTGCCGGTCGTGGCGCGAGGTCACCAAGGATGTGGTGAAGACGCTCGAGGAGTGCGGCAGAATCACCTTCCCCATATCCCTTAAGCAG CCCGGGCCTCGCGAACTGCCGGTACAGTGTTTTGTGAGGAGGGAGAGGGCGACATCCACATATCTACTCTACCTAGGGCTCAGCCCAT CTATGAATGTGGAAAACGACAAGCTATTGCTTGCAGCTCGTAAGGTCAGGCGTGCCACTCGGACTTCTTTCGTGATCTCACTGGTCTCTGATGATTTCTCTCGCTCCAGTAGCACCTACGTCGGCAAGCTGAA GCCGAACTTCCTCGGCACAAAGTTCACGATATTCGACAGCCAGCCGCCTCCCGACGCTGTTGCGCTACCAAACAACAGACCGAGCAAAAGGCAGTCGAAGCAAGTGTCACCGAGACTGCCACTAGGCAACTACAACGTCGCCACGGTCACGTATGAGCTCACCGTCCTGCGCAACAGGGGGCCAAGGAGAATGCAGTGCACCATGCACTCGATACCAGCCGAGTGCATCCAGGAGGGCGGGAAGGCCCCAACCCCTACCGGCACCGTCCAGTCGCTTGACGAGCCAGTGCCCACCTTACCTAGTACCACCAAGGGGAAGGAAGTGGCTGTACAATTTTCTTCGACGAGCCTCAGCGCCGATCTGTCTGGACCGGTTTCTGGGAACGAAGCGCCTCTAGTTCTGAAGAACAAAGCCCCGCGCTGGCACGAGCAGCTGCAGTGCTGGTGCCTCAACTTCCGGGGGCGTGTCACCGTCGCTTCGGTGAAGAACTTCCAGCTCGTCGCGTCAGTTGACCCTTCCCTAAACGTCCCCGCAGCGGAGCAGGAGAAGGTGATCCTCCAGTTCGGGAAGATCGGGAAGGATATATTCACCATGGACTACCGGTACCCACTCTCGGCGTTCCAGGCCTTCGCGATCTGCCTGACCAGCTTCGACACCAAGCCAGCGTGCGAATAA